The window TAGACAAAATATTCTTTGATTTTGACGAGTCGGTTATTAAACCACAAGCTGCAGCGACTTTGAATAATTTAGTTTCTATAATGAAAAAATATCCAGACATGTATATAGAAGTATCTGCACATACTGATGTACGTGGACCTAGCGAGTACAACCTGAAATTATCAAATGATCGTGCTGCTTCTACGATGGAATATTTAATTAGTCAAGGGATTGAAAAAAGAAGGTTGCGTAGCATAGGGTATGGAGAAATGCAACCGCTTAATAAATGTACTGAAGAAGGAATGTGTACTGATGAGGAATATGAACTCAATCGTCGTTGCGAGTTTAAAATCATTCAATAAGTTCATAGTTGCAAACTAATCATCCCGATGTTCCTTTTGAGAATATCGGGATTTTTTCTTTCTATTAATTAAGATAATTATTCCGCTTTCGCGAAAGCGGGACCTCAATAATCAATAGTTCTACCGTATTAAATCTCAAAACTTTTAATACAAAGTTTAGATAGAGTCTCTTTTCAGGTCCTATTCACTTAATTCTTTATTAAAGCTGTATTAAGGATAATCTAATTTATAGTCGTAAACCACGTAAGCAACGTAACTTTAAATAAAACTTATAATATGACTATTCAATTCAATTATCAACATGTTTCAGGTAGTACTGAACTTGAAAACTATACTAAAGAAAAATTACAAACTATTTTTGATCGTTACAGCTGGGTTACTAGCGCCGATGTTTTTTTTAGAACTGAAAATACATCAAGTGATCAAACAGGAATGATTGCTGAAATAAGACTCAGCGCTCCAGGTCCACGCCTATTTGCTGAAGAAAGTACAGAAACTTTTCATGGTTCTGTTAACAAAGTAGTAGACCAGCTTAAAACGCAATGTGAGAAAAGAAAGGCCACTATTATAACGCATTCATAATATGATATCGCTAGCTACTAACCCAAGACAAATTGTTCTGATTTATAATTCAGAGCAAAAAAGCCATAGAGAAATTTTTGCCTACGCAAAATCGGCAGATAAGGATTTACTTGCTATTGATATTTCAAAAGAAAAAGTGGCAGGAACTGTATGGACTGAAGTTGCAGATTTACTTGATAAAAGAGCAATGGATTTAATACATACAACGCATTCCAGCTTTATTAAAAAATATGGAGAGAATCATGAATTAGATTGTAATGGAGCCATTAAGATGCTACAAAAAGATCCTGAAATGTTAATATATCCTTATGCTATTCAAGAT is drawn from Nonlabens dokdonensis DSW-6 and contains these coding sequences:
- a CDS encoding HPF/RaiA family ribosome-associated protein yields the protein MTIQFNYQHVSGSTELENYTKEKLQTIFDRYSWVTSADVFFRTENTSSDQTGMIAEIRLSAPGPRLFAEESTETFHGSVNKVVDQLKTQCEKRKATIITHS